In Stieleria varia, one genomic interval encodes:
- the tadA gene encoding tRNA adenosine(34) deaminase TadA: MIDVDQHWMTRALELAHQAVECDEVPVGAIIVRDHSIIGAAMNQRETLKDPTAHAEMIAITQAAAAMEDWRLEKTTLYVTLEPCVMCAGAILQSRVPRVVFGASDPKGGAVTSLYELLNDNRLNHRCAVTGGILAGPCGQILTDFFASKRQVGRRPSAGRLDV; this comes from the coding sequence ATGATCGATGTCGACCAGCATTGGATGACGCGAGCATTGGAGTTGGCCCATCAAGCCGTCGAGTGCGACGAAGTTCCCGTCGGTGCGATCATTGTTCGTGACCACTCCATCATCGGAGCGGCCATGAACCAACGCGAAACGCTCAAGGACCCCACCGCGCACGCGGAAATGATTGCGATCACCCAAGCGGCCGCAGCAATGGAAGATTGGCGTCTGGAGAAGACGACTCTGTATGTCACGCTGGAACCCTGCGTGATGTGCGCCGGCGCCATCCTGCAATCCCGAGTTCCCCGCGTGGTCTTTGGCGCGTCGGACCCCAAAGGCGGCGCGGTCACAAGTCTGTACGAATTGCTCAACGACAACCGCCTGAATCACCGTTGCGCCGTCACGGGAGGAATCTTAGCCGGCCCGTGCGGTCAAATCCTGACGGACTTCTTTGCCAGCAAACGCCAGGTCGGGCGACGCCCCTCTGCGGGGCGTTTGGACGTGTGA
- the pheA gene encoding prephenate dehydratase, with protein sequence MTTNDRTHSEEERQGEDVDAQVSIDSIDHQLAQWMIRRARMVAQQPDRETTQAEFSRIEALAAECSQTGVLDRPMISETLKHIASACRAAVDSQYVSFLGPQYSYSHLAAMKYFGEGANFAPVATIAAVFESVHRGDSRSGLVPIENSTDGRVVDTLGMFVRRHMRICGEVLLPIHHNLLSLSPREEIREVQSKPQALSQCRMWLAGNLPQAKLVEVSSTTAAAMHAADTPGVAAVASLPAGRKYGLNVIGENIEDNANNVTRFAVLGTDEPEPTGNDKTSILFQVPHRPGALAEVMTIFRDQSLNLTWIESFPSPQSRSEYLFFVELTGHIRHKSVLHAVESLRGQTTRLEVLGSYPIALLDEEAG encoded by the coding sequence ATGACCACCAACGATCGCACGCATTCCGAGGAAGAAAGGCAAGGCGAGGACGTCGATGCCCAAGTATCGATCGACTCCATCGATCATCAACTCGCTCAGTGGATGATCCGACGCGCGCGCATGGTCGCACAGCAGCCGGATCGGGAGACCACCCAGGCCGAGTTTTCACGCATCGAAGCCTTGGCCGCCGAGTGTTCGCAAACCGGCGTTCTGGATCGGCCGATGATTTCGGAAACTCTCAAGCACATTGCAAGTGCTTGTCGTGCCGCAGTGGATTCACAATACGTTTCGTTTCTTGGCCCTCAGTACAGCTACAGCCATCTGGCTGCCATGAAGTACTTTGGCGAAGGTGCGAATTTCGCTCCGGTGGCGACGATTGCGGCGGTGTTTGAGTCGGTTCACCGCGGAGACTCGCGCAGTGGCCTAGTGCCCATCGAAAACAGCACCGACGGGCGTGTGGTCGACACCTTGGGCATGTTTGTCAGGCGACACATGCGAATCTGCGGGGAAGTCCTGCTGCCGATTCACCACAATTTGCTTTCGCTCAGTCCGCGAGAAGAAATCCGTGAAGTGCAGAGCAAACCGCAAGCGTTGTCACAATGTCGCATGTGGCTTGCAGGAAATTTGCCCCAAGCCAAGTTGGTGGAGGTCAGCAGCACGACCGCGGCGGCGATGCACGCGGCTGATACGCCCGGCGTAGCGGCCGTGGCCAGTTTGCCGGCTGGTCGAAAGTACGGGTTGAACGTGATCGGCGAAAACATCGAGGACAACGCCAACAACGTTACGCGATTCGCGGTTTTGGGGACCGATGAACCTGAGCCCACGGGCAACGACAAGACATCGATCCTCTTTCAAGTGCCGCATCGACCGGGGGCCCTGGCCGAAGTGATGACCATCTTTCGAGACCAAAGTCTCAATCTGACTTGGATCGAATCCTTTCCGTCGCCTCAGTCGCGCAGCGAGTATCTGTTCTTTGTCGAGCTGACCGGGCACATTCGGCACAAAAGTGTGCTTCATGCCGTCGAGTCGTTACGCGGCCAAACGACGCGTTTGGAGGTGCTTGGGTCGTATCCGATCGCATTGTTGGATGAAGAAGCGGGCTAG
- the dnaK gene encoding molecular chaperone DnaK, which yields MAQGEKIIGIDLGTTNSVVAVMEGSEPKVIPNPEGNRLTPSVVAFTDKKETIVGEPARRQAVTNPQRTVYSAKRFMGRRHHEVESEEKMVPYGVTGAADEYVKIKVGDEEYTPQEISAKVLRKLKESAESYLGHKVSKAVITVPAYFNDAQRQATKDAGQIAGLEVARIINEPTAAALAYGLDKKKDERIIVFDLGGGTFDVSVLEVADTGDDEQESRVFQVISTNGDTHLGGDDFDEALIHYVADSFKKDNAIDLRNDPMALQRLQEACEKAKKELSTLPETDINLPFITMDQSGPKHLTMKITRSKFEELIDPLVSRCKQPVMQALEDAGIKPSEIDEIVLVGGSTRVPMVRDMVKSIFGKEPHQGVNPDEVVAVGAAIQGSVLAGDRTDVLLLDVTPLTLGIETEGSVMTPLVERNTTIPVEKKNVFSTAADNQTAVTVRVFQGERKMAAHNRLLGEFNLEGIPAQPRGVPQIEVKFDIDQNGILSVSAKELKTGKEASVEIKEAGALSEEDIEKMRKDAEVNAEEDRRQFELAEARNRANQQIHQLEKEMTENADKLSDDDKEPLTKAIEKVKTAALGEDKDAIKQATDELTMAQQAFSKVLYEKAASSESANPSAAGAATGDSDDDDAIDADFEVKS from the coding sequence ATGGCACAAGGCGAAAAGATCATCGGAATTGACTTGGGGACCACCAACAGCGTTGTCGCGGTGATGGAGGGTAGCGAGCCCAAGGTCATTCCCAATCCCGAAGGCAACCGACTGACTCCCAGTGTCGTCGCTTTCACGGACAAGAAAGAAACCATTGTGGGCGAACCCGCGCGTCGCCAAGCGGTGACCAACCCACAACGCACGGTTTACTCGGCCAAGCGTTTCATGGGACGTCGTCACCATGAGGTCGAGTCGGAAGAAAAGATGGTGCCCTACGGCGTGACCGGTGCCGCCGATGAATACGTCAAAATCAAGGTCGGTGACGAAGAGTACACCCCCCAGGAAATCTCCGCCAAGGTCCTGCGTAAACTGAAGGAATCCGCCGAGTCTTACTTGGGTCACAAGGTCAGCAAAGCCGTCATCACGGTCCCGGCCTATTTCAACGACGCCCAACGTCAGGCGACCAAGGACGCCGGACAGATCGCGGGCCTCGAAGTCGCTCGGATCATCAATGAACCGACCGCCGCCGCTCTGGCCTACGGCCTGGACAAGAAGAAAGACGAACGCATCATCGTGTTCGACCTCGGCGGTGGTACCTTCGACGTCTCGGTCCTCGAAGTCGCCGACACGGGTGACGACGAACAAGAAAGCCGAGTGTTCCAAGTGATCAGCACCAACGGTGATACGCACCTCGGTGGCGATGACTTTGACGAAGCTCTGATTCACTACGTCGCCGACTCCTTCAAGAAAGACAACGCGATCGATCTTCGCAACGACCCAATGGCTCTGCAACGTCTGCAGGAAGCCTGCGAGAAGGCGAAGAAGGAACTCAGCACGTTGCCCGAAACGGACATCAACCTGCCGTTCATCACGATGGACCAGTCGGGACCCAAACACTTGACGATGAAAATCACTCGCAGCAAGTTCGAGGAACTCATCGACCCGCTGGTCTCCCGCTGTAAACAGCCCGTCATGCAGGCTTTGGAAGACGCAGGCATCAAGCCGAGTGAAATCGACGAGATCGTGTTGGTCGGCGGCAGCACCCGCGTGCCCATGGTCCGCGATATGGTCAAATCGATCTTCGGCAAAGAACCGCACCAAGGAGTCAACCCCGACGAAGTTGTCGCGGTGGGCGCCGCCATCCAAGGCAGCGTGCTCGCCGGAGACCGTACCGACGTGTTGTTGCTGGACGTCACCCCGCTGACTCTCGGTATCGAGACCGAAGGCTCGGTGATGACCCCATTGGTCGAGCGTAATACGACGATTCCGGTGGAAAAGAAGAACGTCTTCAGCACCGCCGCGGACAATCAAACCGCAGTGACCGTTCGTGTGTTCCAAGGCGAACGCAAAATGGCGGCACACAACCGACTACTCGGCGAGTTCAACCTCGAAGGCATCCCCGCACAACCGCGTGGCGTTCCTCAAATCGAAGTCAAATTTGATATCGACCAGAACGGTATCCTCAGCGTTTCAGCCAAAGAACTGAAAACGGGCAAGGAAGCGTCGGTCGAGATCAAGGAAGCCGGCGCGCTGAGCGAGGAAGACATCGAGAAGATGAGAAAGGACGCCGAAGTCAACGCGGAAGAAGATCGTCGTCAGTTCGAATTGGCCGAAGCTCGCAATCGTGCAAACCAACAGATTCATCAGTTGGAAAAGGAGATGACCGAGAACGCGGACAAGTTGAGCGACGACGACAAGGAACCGTTGACCAAAGCGATCGAAAAAGTCAAAACCGCAGCACTGGGCGAAGACAAAGACGCGATCAAGCAGGCGACGGACGAGTTGACGATGGCCCAACAAGCGTTCAGCAAAGTGCTGTACGAAAAGGCCGCCAGCAGCGAATCCGCTAACCCGTCCGCTGCCGGTGCGGCGACCGGAGATTCGGACGACGATGACGCCATCGATGCCGATTTCGAAGTCAAAAGCTGA